Within the Mustela lutreola isolate mMusLut2 chromosome 2, mMusLut2.pri, whole genome shotgun sequence genome, the region TTTGTACCATTTAGGTGTCCCCAAAGAAGAGAACCTTCTACTCATATAGGCTTAAAATTTGTcccctcctggggcacctgcgtggctcagtggtttaagcctctgccttcggctcaggtcatgatctcaggatcctgggatcgagtcctacatcaggctctctgctcagagtggagcctgcttccttctctctctctctgcctgcctctctgcctacttgtgatctctctctctgtcaaataaatacatttttttaaaaaatcaaaaaaaaaaaaatgtgtccccTCCCTTCAGTGGTGGCAGCTTCCTCCTGAGTTGGTCCCCTTGTTGAGAAATGGATGCCAGCTGCACGGAGTGATGTACGAAAGTGTtgagtcactgtattgtacacctgaaactaatctcACACTGTATGAGCACTAAGTGGAATTGATACAAAAACGTTTAAAAAATGGTTGCTGACAGCCCACATCCTCCTGCTTTCTCACCCACATTTAGAGAAGAAGTGTGTATGTCCTTCCTCTAACCATACCTTCTGCTGCCTGGTAACCCAACTGGAGCCAGCTGGCCAGGGCACTGGACTAGGCTGACTCGATCAGACCCTGGGAGCTGGGAGGGTGACAGCTTCACCCTGAAGACATGAACAGCATGGCAGAGTGGGAGGGCTGCAGACCAGGACCCAGGGTAATATGAAGGAAGGATGGAAACCATAAAGCCAACCAATAAGGTATaccagatggatttttttttaagattcatttatttatttaagagagagagagagtggcagggggagaaagaaccttaagcagactccgcactgagtgtagacccaacactgggcttgatcccaccaccctgagatcatgacctgagctgaaatcacaagtcagatacttaaccgactgagccacccaggtgcccttagcaGATGgattggggtttgtttttttttttttaaacacctatGAAATAGACAAAAATTTGGCAATTCTAGTCTTTAATAATTAAGAAAGGGCAATgagtacatatataaataatattagaaaTGGGAAAGAGGCCGTGGGTTCAAATTTTATACATCGGGTTGAAATGTAAGAATGTAAGCTAACATAAGTGATTTTCTAGACTAAAGTAATGCAAAAACAGTGAGGAACCCACTAGGCCATTAACtatacaagatttttaaaaaataaagatttatcccTTACAAAAAACTATCAGGCCCAGTGagttttcccattattttttaaaattttattaacatataatgtattatttgtttcaggggtacaggtctgtgatttatctgtcttatacaattcacagcaccacCATAGCACACaacctccccaatgcccataacccagccatcccctccctccaaaaccccctcccctccagggccCAGTGAGTTTCATGTGCACAATCTACAAAATCTCAGGAACTGATAATGTTGGCCTTATATAAACTGCTCTAGGGCATAGGAAAAATATTACAATGCTTCTCAACCTGTTTTAAGAGGCTAGCACAGCAATGACACCAAACTTGAACAATGGTAGAACAGAGAGGAAAAGTGGAGGCCCACCATGTCTGGGGcagaaattctaaacaaaatgccAGCAAATGGAATCCACAATGTATTAAGGGATTTATCTAAGAAACCTTCTGAGATCTAGCAATGAATTTCATTATGTGaacaaattaaataagaaaaaccatATAATCATCTTAATAGTTCATTACTGCGTCACCAGGGCCCAAATCTGCCTCGCACAGCAAAGGTTCCCAGTGAGTGTCTGAGAAGCACATGAAGGATGAGGTCAGGGTCAGCACATGAACCCCCACCATTATGGCCACTGTTTCACAATGGGTTAGAGGTCCCAggcaatgagaaaacaaaaataaatggtagGATTTTCAAAAAGGACAAGATGTAACTCTCACCATTTTAGGGAATTTGACTAGCCAAAAATAAGCCAAAAGAATCCACTGAGAAACTGATGAATTAAATAagtcagttttgcaagatgaccAGGAATCAAGATCACTATggcgttttttgttgttgttttgggggttttttttaagatttttttctttatttggcagagagagagatcacaagtaggcagaaaggcaggcagagagagaggggggaagcaagctccctgccaagcagagagcctgactcaggctcgatcccaggaccctgagatcatgacctgagctgaaggcagaggcttgactcactgagccacccaggtgccccatgatcactgtttttttaaatcagcagCTTTAAAATACCTAacatataaaattagaaaaaaatataatgggAGGAGATAATCATCCACAATGAATATAATCAAAATttgtaaaatacttagaaatacacTCAGTATTTTTCCAGACATCCGTGAATAGAAGAGCCGAATGAATGGAGACATATACCATACCCCTGTTAGGAATTCAACACTGTAAAAATTAATCTGCATATCTAATTTCAATTCAAATACCAATTGTGTCTTTAATGAAAATTGACACACTGACTGTAAAGTTTCCATGGAAGATAAACTCTGTaaattaggcaatattttttctAAAGGAGAGCTTTCGCTACCACTTAACAAAATATGACATAAAGCTATTTGAAACAATACAGCACTAACCCAGGGACAAACAGATCAGTGGGAAAACAATAGAAGTTTCAAAAACATACACATGGATATATTAAGACTTGCTTATTATAAATGCAGATATTCAAATCAGCAGGAAAAAGACAGGTGCTACAAGAAATAGTATCCGTGGAATTGGCTCTCCAGTTGGAAATAAGAGTTGGATCCCCACCTCACACCACACAGAgttacacataaaaaataaatttatcaagatgaaaagaaatatggGAAGACAGCTTTTATAacctggagatggagaagagCACATTTTACTAGACACAAAACCCATAAAGGGAAGTAAAGATTGATTTGattccataataatttttttaaattttatttatttgagaaagtgtgccatgcacaagcaggggaaggtgcagagggagagggagaagcaggttcccccctcAGGAGGaagccccatgcggagctcagtcccaggaccccgggatcatgacctgagccaaaggcagacacttaagcaactgagccaccctggtgccccttgaCTCCATGATAATTTTAAAGGTCTTTATGGAAAACTTTCATCATTCCATCCATTCCACATATTTCTAAAAGTTAAGGAAATGGttgtaaaataatttacaaagGCTTAGTActcagaaaagataaaaactttcattaagaaaaagaaaagcaacccaatcttaaaaagagacaaagcctATGAATAGAGGATTCACTCGAGAAAAGGTATATCTTTTcatcaataaacacatgaaaaggcaCATTTccaatcagggaaatacagatgaaTACAGCAATGAGAGAGCGTTCTAGCATTGGATGGACgtatttttaaagactgataataTCCATCTTTAGCAAAAGGGGAAATGTTTCATTCTCCCATGCTGTAGGTATGACTGTAAACTGGCTCAGCTTTGGGAAGGAATACTCTTTGATTGTAGTCATCCAAAAGTACTAAAATTTGTGTGTCCTTTGACGACTGTCCTGCCCTCAGCCCACTCCTAGGGAGACAGCTGCAGAAATGGTTCAGAGtgtcctcccccaaccccaccacccaCATGCAGGACTGCCGCCAGGGGGGCGAGTCCGAAACAGCCCAAAACCTGCTGCTGGTTACAAAACCTATGTCACAGCTGCCCAGAACATACGCAATGACATCACATGATGACTAGCTTTAGGTATTGACGGAGAAAGTTTGTCAacgtgtgtgattttttttttttttaatgtagactaCTAACAATACATTTAAGATCCCAGGGTCACCCACAAAAGAGAACAGAGCCAGCTCACACTTGCACAAATTTAATCCCTGCTCTCCTGGTCCCCCGTTCCAGAGCCCTTCGAGGCCACACTTCCCTTCTCCTGGAGTCACACAGGGCGTAGTCATCCTCTGCGTCTCTCCCCACTCAGATGCCGAGGCAGAGCCCCATCCCCAGGGGCCACTCTTTCCCCACCTTGACTCTTGTTGAATAGAGACACATGACCTTGGTCTAACCTTGATCCGGACCCATAGGGCAGAGGCAATgcgggaagaagagagaggggagactaAGGACCCATCTGGGGCTGCAGCAGCCAGAGCAGGAGTAGGAGCCAGGTGGAGGCTGGGGGGCCTGAGAGAGCCTCACTGCCTATTTGCTTCCTGATCCATTTGCTGTATTTGGTGACGCGGGTGTACACGCCTGGGTTCTCCGCTTTGGCACAGGCTTTTTCCCAGGACAACACCCCAGCCAGAATCCATCTGCCCTCGACTTCGCAAGCCAGTGGGCCGCCAGAATCCCCCTAGATAAAGAGGGAGGAATCATGGAAGCTCTGGGAGCCGGGACCCCGGAGGACCCGGAATGCCCACCCCTCTGACTCCTCTTCTTGCTCCCTGAGGATCTCACTACCTCCTTCAGCTCCCCCTTCGGCTCCTCAGACCCATCCCAGAATATCAGGCAAAATCAAAGccacaggggaaggaagaggggagcagAGCGCTGCGCGGTGAGGGTCGCGAAGCAAAGCCCTCCCTGGGAAcgtcccctcaccccccaccccggggagtCGCTCTGGACCGAAGAGCTGCCAGGACCTCCCAACCACTCACAGAGCACAAGTTCTCTCCGTAGTTTGTGGCACAGATCATGTCCCCCAGGACAAGGGGGacaaggtgggggaggaaggactTCTTGCGGTAAATCTGGTCACACTTCTTGTTGTCCATGATGAACACCTCAGCCTCCTGCAGCTCCGTGGTCAGTGTGGAGTTAGCTGTGGGGGAGCCCAGAGGGGTGAGAAAGTTCTCCTCATTCTGCTCAGCCCTGGCCTCCTCCCAGGGTCCTGCCGCCTCCATTTTTGAGACTCAGCCAAGCCACACCCCTTCATGTCCTCGTGCCTTCCATCACCAGTCTGTCTCCctgcgggggatgggggggggggaaccacgTCTGGCAAGTCCCTCACCCTCTCAGGCTCTCTTTCAGGATCCCTTTCTCTGGGAAGCTTTGGCTTCCAAACCAAGCAGGCCACAAGCCAAGTTTCAATGCAACCACTGACGAACTGAGACCCCAGTCACGTCTGGCTTCTCTCTCCAGCCTCCCGGTCTGGCAtagcttgtgacctctgtcaccTGGTTACCCTCGCTCCCCCTTCAGGCATCTCAGATAGATGTGCCCCTGGCCAGACTCATCCCAGATTCCTCCCAGCTCCATCTCAAGGATCACCTGACCAAGTCTTAGCTCCTTTCCCCATCAGCCTGGGCCCCCGCCCACACTCAGTGACCAGCACCCTGCAGGTAAGGCACGCGCTCCCCACGTGAAGGGTCTGGTGGGCCGCCCatcaaatgaatgagtgagaggACGAGTAAGTGTAGGATTCCCGGACTCTGAGCTGCTGTAAGAGGCCAAAAGACCACACCCAGCCCCGGCGCCACTGGACCAGAGTGAGGTACCCACGGCAAGCATGGTGGCCTTGGCCGTGGAGACCTGGAGACGTGTTAGGACAAGGAGAGTCCTAAGTCCAAAGAGCCAGGGCCCGGAGGTGACAGCTGCAAGCTTCCTGAGAGGCACCATGAAGGGGTCCAGCAAGCAAGACCCCAGCAGGAAGGCAATGCCCCCCTCTGTGGTTCCGCACCCCCCCGCCTTGACCCACTGTGCTCACCTGAGAAGCGCTGTTTGACCTGGCCCCAGCCAGTCACCCAGCACTGGGTCCCCACCTTCAGGTTGTAGCTGGGCTCCGGGAGGCAGATGGGCTGCACATACTTGCTAAAGGTGGCAGGGCTGTGAAGCTGGAGAAGGGCCATATCCCCCATGATGAAGGTCCGGCCCCAGAACTTGGGGTGCAGGATGATGTCCTTCACAGGGATCAAGGAAGCCTGCAGGGGCTTCAGCTTGGAGGTGCCCAGGATCACTGAGTACTCTTTGGTGCTACAGAAGACATACTGCCCCGGCTAGCCAGTCAGGTTCGCAAACAACATGATGCTCCTACCTCCACCAAGAACCCCCTCCCTTAGCAGAATCTCCCCCCATTTGCTCCAGGCCATGGACACGGGGGCCACACTCACCCTTGGATGCAGTGGGCAGCAGTGACCACCCAGTTGAGTTCAATGAGGGCCCCTCCACATACGTGTTCATTCTCTAGCCGGAGGCTCACCTCCCAGGGCCAGTGGCGGGTCACTTCCAAATCCTCGGACCACCAGGGTCTGCCGCAAACTTCAGGAACGATGtgccagggagacacagggaccaCATATTGGAGGATGAGAACAACGGAGACTaagatgcccctcccccaccccgggacAATGGGCACAAAGCTGTAAACGTGGGGGCTTGTCCTCATTTCaaagatggggaggcaggctgagagaaggacagaggcaCTGTGCTAGACAGAAATGACAGTGACAGAGATACAAGGCTGGAAGACAGAGACATAAAGACATCacaggcgagagagagagataccgAGACAACAGGGGATTCGAAGGGAACCCCAAAACAAGGGGAAAGCATAGAAGGAGTCCTGGCACAAGCCCTGCGTTCTCTTGTGTCTAGCCTGAATCGCGAGGCCATGTTCCTGAAGGGCCACTGCTCGGAGCTGAGAAAAGTTCCAGGCTTCTGTGTCAGAAACCTTTATACAGGCCGTTCAAGAAAGAGCCCCACCAGCGTGGAGCCCACGGAGGGTCCCCGCTCACAGCTTACAGTCTTCGTCTGCAACACGTTCCAACACAGGCAACTTGTACGGCAGTATGAATGAGCACAGATGCCAAAGTTTCTAAATAGAGCATTACTCaacattatattttgaaaaaataacgCACCACGATCGTGTAGAGAGATTGTCTCAGGAGCGCAAGGGAGGTCCCGCACTAGAAAAGCCCTCCCTGTATTTGCCACATACACAGTTCTTTTTCTCTAAAGAGAAGGATCATGTGCTCTTCtcaaaaaaacacagaagacatttgaaaaattcaacatatatttatgactaaaaacaaatagaaacaaaaatacctCTTACTTTGGGACCAGAAAAGATATCCTTAACTTTAGGAAAGTTAGAGACCACAAACCTACAGCAAGCACCACATAACATTAAAGAAGAGGCAAAAAGATTCTATACGGTCAGAAGCCAAGAAAAATGGTACTTTgcaggaggagggctggggaagTAATCGAGAGAGCATAAGGGAGCTATCGGGGGCTGGGAAAGTTCTACTTTCTCACCAAGACAGTGACTAACACAGGTGGGTTCACTGTGTGATCATTTCTTAGGCCAGACACTTCAAATCTGTGTACTGTTGTGCGTGTATATAAGACTTCAAcagcttaccttttttttttttttaagatttattttacaaacagagatcacaagtaggcagagaggcaagcagagagagaggaggaagcaggctccccactgagcagagagcccgatgtggggctcgatcccaggaccctgggatcatgacctgagccgaaggcagacactttaacccactgaaccacccaggcgcccaccccaaTGGCttactttttaaatcatttatgcTTCTTGACTCCAGCACAATCAAcgagaaaatatattcaaaataagatacattttcaacaacaaaaatatcttaaGTAACAAGAAATTAACATTAGGCCAGTTTATCATGGTGATACAtttaaaactcttaataaagaaaaaaaaataaataaaactcaataaAGGACATGGAAAAGGAACAGCATAAATGGAAAGACGTCCcttgcttttaaataaacaaCTGACCATTTCAGATGTACTTTTTCCCAAAACTAAACTATAAAGTCATTTTCCAAGTGAGGATTTTAGGGAGCTTTATAAACTTACTCTAGAATtcaagtagaaaaacaaaagtcCGTGAATAGCTCAGTCTCTGAAAAAGGAGAACATAAAACAATGCTTGTCCTAGCAGGTGTGTGTGTCTAGCAAGACACACATCAAAGCTGTCACAACAAAAACGGTGTGGTATGGACAAGGACAAACCAATGAAGCcatggaaaagaacagagagcctgagacTGCTCTGGGGACCCAGGATCTTAATGTAGATAAAGGAGTCACCACCATCGGTGGGTGAAGGATGGATGTTGAGTAGATGGGGCTGGGGAAACTGACTCACgacaaaataattaagaaaaacaaaaccggaTTCCTCCCTAGCAGCACTTGGAGACCTAAATAGAAAAGTGAAACCCTAAAGCTAAGTAGACCATATGGCACGGGGtgagaaacagctccctaaacaaaatctcaaaacaaatCATAAAACATGAAATGGATTAATTTTATTACATCAAAACCAAGGTCttgtgttttggggggtttttttaaagattttatttattgatttgacagagatcacaagtaggcagacaggcaggcagagaaggggaaaggaagcaggctccccgctgagcagagattgaGCCTCCCAcaaagggctccatcccaggaccctgggatcatgacctgagccgaaggcagaggctttaacccactgagccacccaggcaccccttagtttTTGTTCTTACTCTAGCAATAAAGTTAACTGGCAGATGACAGATTGGGTGGCAATATTTATGACACTGAAAATCAATACAAGACTTTTACTAGGAATATACAAGGAACTCTaggaaatcaatagaaaaaaaaaaaaaagaacagttaataTGTGAAGGGGACAAGCAATTTATTAGAAGAAATCCAAGAGGTCAAAAGTATATTGAGACATGCTGAGACTCATTAGTAATGAGAAAAATGTCAATTAAATCAAGAAGCCATTTTTCattctattagattttttttaattggtaaaaagatataaaagctgCATCGTACCATGGTTGGTACGTCTGTAACAACATTACACCTTTACAGATGGCCAGTAGGAATACAGAGAGCTGGCCACATTAGATTATGGACATAAGATAAAAGCACTGTatcaatgtatatttttaaaaaagattttatttatttatttgacagagagagatcgcaggtaggcagagagagagagaggaggaagcaggctcccagtggagcagagatccagatgcagggcttgatcccaggaccctgggatcatgacctgagccgaaggcagaggctttaacccactgagccacccaggtgccacctcaatgtacattttttaagaagattttaattattgatttgaccgagatcacaaataggcagagaggcaggcagagagagagaggagaagcaggctccctgctcacacttcggggctccatccctggaccctgagccgaaggcagaggtttaatccactgagccaccc harbors:
- the LOC131825769 gene encoding putative serine protease 45: MAALPFSHSAGPGASGLWGLSCCVLLLLPLLTSGYKENTSIPVCGRPWWSEDLEVTRHWPWEVSLRLENEHVCGGALIELNWVVTAAHCIQGTKEYSVILGTSKLKPLQASLIPVKDIILHPKFWGRTFIMGDMALLQLHSPATFSKYVQPICLPEPSYNLKVGTQCWVTGWGQVKQRFSANSTLTTELQEAEVFIMDNKKCDQIYRKKSFLPHLVPLVLGDMICATNYGENLCSGDSGGPLACEVEGRWILAGVLSWEKACAKAENPGVYTRVTKYSKWIRKQIGSEALSGPPASTWLLLLLWLLQPQMGP